Proteins encoded within one genomic window of Propionispora vibrioides:
- the ptsG gene encoding glucose-specific PTS transporter subunit IIBC, with protein MLKKSFGVLQQVGKSLMLPVALLPAAGLLLAFGNAFQNPAAISLLPMLDNQVIHALAKVMEQAGGVIFGNLSLLFAVGVAVGLSGGEGVAGLAAIVGFLIMNVTMGLVAGITPDMIAGNPAYSSVLGIPTLQTGVFGGIIVGILAAQAYKRFYTIELPSYLGFFAGKRFVPIVTAAAALILGIVMTFVWPPIQLGLTLFSRNMIDSNKTLAAFIFGVIERALIPFGLHHIFYNPFWYQFGEYVSKSGQIVNGDQSIFFAQLKDGVAFTAGTFMTGKFPFMMFGLPAAALAIYHEAKPEKKIAVAGIMASAALTSFLTGITEPIEFSFLFVAPALFGIHTLFAGLSFMLMHILNVKIGMTFSGGVIDYLLFGVIPNRTDWWLVIPVGLVFSAIYYFGFRFAIRTWDLKTPGREDDSEAEAGNEQGASGSLAADVLAALGGKGNLTHLDACITRLRVSVKDIGAVKKDRLKGLGAAGVMVVGDNLQIIFGPKSDILKTQIQGILSGKEVAGQAPAVQQAAETAASTAPGVIASFVAPLTGKVLPLTAVPDQVFSQKIVGDGFAIEPVSGEIASPVDGTVTSILDSKHAVGITADSGLELIVHFGIDTVNLKGEGFTSLVSQGDRVKAGQLILKADLPAIQAKVPSVITPVVFTNLGEGSIVVEAGKQVKRGERMHVKIQ; from the coding sequence ACAATCAGGTGATTCATGCGTTGGCCAAGGTTATGGAGCAGGCCGGCGGGGTTATTTTCGGCAATCTTTCCTTACTGTTTGCGGTAGGCGTGGCTGTCGGCCTGTCCGGCGGCGAGGGCGTTGCCGGGCTGGCGGCTATTGTCGGCTTCCTGATTATGAACGTGACCATGGGACTGGTGGCCGGCATTACGCCGGATATGATTGCCGGCAATCCGGCCTATAGCAGTGTACTAGGCATACCGACCCTGCAAACCGGTGTGTTTGGCGGTATTATTGTCGGTATCTTGGCGGCTCAGGCGTACAAACGGTTTTATACCATTGAATTACCTTCCTATCTTGGTTTTTTTGCCGGTAAGCGGTTTGTGCCCATTGTTACCGCAGCGGCGGCTCTGATCCTGGGTATTGTGATGACCTTTGTGTGGCCGCCAATTCAATTGGGCTTAACGCTGTTCTCTCGCAATATGATTGATTCCAACAAGACATTGGCAGCTTTTATTTTCGGCGTTATTGAGCGGGCTCTGATTCCTTTCGGCCTTCATCATATCTTCTACAATCCGTTCTGGTATCAATTCGGTGAATATGTCAGCAAGAGCGGGCAAATTGTAAACGGTGACCAGAGTATCTTCTTTGCTCAGTTAAAGGATGGCGTTGCTTTTACCGCCGGTACATTTATGACCGGTAAATTCCCTTTCATGATGTTTGGCCTGCCGGCAGCGGCGCTGGCCATTTATCATGAAGCCAAACCGGAAAAGAAAATCGCTGTGGCCGGTATTATGGCTTCGGCCGCGCTGACTTCCTTCCTGACAGGCATTACCGAACCGATTGAATTTTCTTTCCTGTTTGTGGCACCGGCTTTGTTCGGGATTCACACCCTGTTTGCCGGACTGTCCTTTATGCTGATGCATATTTTAAATGTAAAAATCGGTATGACCTTCTCCGGTGGTGTTATTGACTATTTGCTGTTTGGCGTCATCCCCAACCGCACTGACTGGTGGCTGGTTATCCCGGTAGGTCTGGTGTTCTCGGCTATTTATTATTTCGGTTTCCGTTTTGCCATCCGCACCTGGGATTTAAAAACTCCGGGGCGTGAAGATGACAGCGAGGCAGAAGCAGGCAATGAACAGGGAGCGTCGGGCAGCCTGGCGGCCGATGTGCTGGCTGCGTTGGGAGGCAAAGGTAATCTGACTCACCTGGATGCCTGCATTACCCGGCTGCGGGTCAGTGTAAAGGATATTGGTGCGGTAAAGAAAGACCGCTTAAAAGGACTTGGCGCTGCCGGTGTCATGGTCGTGGGCGACAATCTGCAGATTATCTTTGGACCTAAATCGGACATACTAAAAACACAGATTCAGGGTATCCTTTCCGGCAAGGAGGTAGCTGGCCAGGCACCGGCTGTACAGCAGGCAGCCGAAACGGCCGCCAGCACTGCTCCGGGTGTGATTGCTTCCTTCGTAGCTCCTTTGACCGGCAAGGTATTGCCGTTGACAGCAGTTCCCGATCAGGTATTTTCGCAAAAGATCGTAGGCGACGGCTTCGCCATTGAGCCGGTCAGCGGGGAAATTGCTTCGCCGGTTGACGGAACGGTGACCAGCATCCTGGACAGCAAGCATGCCGTGGGTATTACGGCGGACAGCGGGCTGGAATTGATTGTTCACTTTGGCATTGATACGGTGAATTTAAAAGGCGAAGGCTTTACTTCGTTGGTTAGTCAGGGCGACAGGGTGAAAGCCGGACAGCTCATCCTGAAAGCCGATCTGCCTGCTATTCAGGCTAAGGTACCTTCGGTCATTACGCCGGTGGTGTTTACCAACCTAGGTGAGGGTTCCATCGTGGTCGAAGCAGGGAAACAGGTGAAACGCGGCGAACGTATGCATGTAAAAATACAATAA